Genomic segment of Gemmatimonadales bacterium:
CGGCGGCCGGATGGAGGATTTCCGCGCGGTGATTCATCCGGAGGACGTGACCGGGGTCAGTGAGGCCATCAGGCGGAGCTTGGAGGAACAGGCAGACTACACCACAGAATTCCGGGTGGTCCACCCAGGGACTGGGGAGATCCGCTGGATCTGGAGCAACGGCCGGGTGCTGCGCGATCGGGAAGGTCGGCCGGCACGGATGCTCGGGGCCACGCTCGACACCACCGAGCGGCGCCGAGCGGAGGAGGCGCTCCTCGCCTCCCACGAGCAGCTCCGGCTGCTGGCGCACCGCCTGGATGAGGTGCGGGAACAGGAGCTGACCCGGATCTCGCGGGAAGTGCACGATGAGCTGGGCCACGCACTCACGGCCCTGCGCCTCGATCTCGGCTGGCTCGTGCCCAAGCTGAACCGAAACCGGGAGCCGGTGCGCCGGAAGGCGGACGAGATGCTCGCCCTGGTCGATGACACCATCGATACCGTGCGCCGCATCGCCTCGGAGCTCCGGCCGCCGGTACTGGAGGACCTCGGTCTGGCGGCGGGCATCGAGGGCCTGCTGGAGCGCTTCGCCGGCCAGACCGGCAGTGTCGTCGAGCTCCTCGCCCCCAGCGATGATGTGCCCAGGGTCGCCCGGCGTCCGCTGTACCGCATCGTGCAGGAAGCGCTCACCAACATCGCCCGCCATGCCCAGGCCAGCCGGGTGACCGTGGTGCTCGAGTGCCCCCCGGAGCGCGTGCTGCTCGAGGTGGCGGACAACGGCGTCGGTATCGCGCCGGGCGTGCTGGCCAGGCGCGGATCGCTGGGCCTGCTCGGTATGCGCGAGCGTGCCGCGGCGATCGGCGCCGACTTCGAGGTGCGGTCCGGTCCCACGGGCGGCACCATCATCCGCGTATCCCTCCCCCGGCCATCGACGTAGGCGCCAGATGATCCGGGTACTGCTGGCCGACGATCATCAGGTAGTCCGCCAGGGACTCCGTCGGCTGCTGGAAGAGGACAACGGGATACGGGTCGTGGACGAGGCCGGAACGGTGCCCGAGCTGCTGGAGAAGCTCCGCACGATGCCGGTCGACGTCCTTCTCCTGGACATCGCCATGCCGGGTCCCGGCATCGTGGAGACCCTCCGAGAGGTTCAGGCGATCCGGCCCGGCGCCCGCGCCCTGGTGCTTACGGCCTATCCCGAGGCGGAATACGCCGTCCGAGTTCTGCGGGCCGGCGCGGCCGGCTATCTCACCAAGGACCGCTCCCTGGACCAGCTGGTCGAGGCCATCCGCCGGGTGTACCGCGGCGGGATGTATGTGAGCCCGTCCCTAGGTGAGGTGCTCGCCGCCCGGCTGGGCGGCGCCGAGCCCGAGCCGGTGCACGGGGTGCTCTCCGACCGAGAATTCCAGGTGCTC
This window contains:
- a CDS encoding response regulator transcription factor, encoding MIRVLLADDHQVVRQGLRRLLEEDNGIRVVDEAGTVPELLEKLRTMPVDVLLLDIAMPGPGIVETLREVQAIRPGARALVLTAYPEAEYAVRVLRAGAAGYLTKDRSLDQLVEAIRRVYRGGMYVSPSLGEVLAARLGGAEPEPVHGVLSDREFQVLKGLAQGEPLKSIASRLTVSPKTVTTYRARILQKLGLGSNADLVRYALEHGLLTVR